One window of the Crassaminicella thermophila genome contains the following:
- the mgsA gene encoding methylglyoxal synthase: protein MNIALIAHDKKKESMINFTIAYKGTLAKYNLMATGTTGKLIQDATGLNVKRFRSGPLGGDQQIGAEIAVNNVDLVIFLRDPLTAQPHEPDILALLRLCDVYKIPVATNVATAEILLRAMERGEFQWREFVQKYED, encoded by the coding sequence ATGAATATTGCACTGATAGCACATGACAAGAAAAAAGAGAGTATGATTAATTTCACAATAGCCTATAAGGGCACACTTGCAAAGTATAATTTGATGGCTACTGGTACTACTGGTAAACTCATTCAAGATGCTACAGGACTTAATGTTAAAAGATTTCGATCTGGTCCATTAGGTGGAGATCAGCAAATCGGAGCAGAAATTGCTGTAAATAATGTGGATTTAGTAATTTTTTTAAGAGATCCATTAACAGCACAACCTCATGAGCCTGATATTTTAGCATTGTTAAGATTGTGTGACGTTTATAAGATACCTGTAGCAACGAATGTAGCTACTGCTGAAATTCTACTTCGTGCCATGGAAAGAGGGGAATTTCAATGGAGAGAGTTTGTACAAAAATATGAAGATTAG
- the rodA gene encoding rod shape-determining protein RodA: MIDKKLFKHIDIILIIIVLLLFVISLIMISSATHITQKGLTRQVKVQAIAFLLGIFAIIFILFIDYNTFARFQKGIYIGSIILLLSVYLPGIGKVQFGARSWINLGPIDVQPSEIVKIAFILSFAKFLEDKQNKLDTIKDLIPVGIYVAVPILLVLKEPDLGNALVFVVIVLGMTFVSGLNYKIIGKGVLAGIISLPIVYKFLAPHQRIRIDAFLHPSDVSLPGNYHVMQSKIAIGSGQLLGKGLYQGTQNNYNFLPVQESDFIFAVLGEEFGFVGGLIILILYFIFLYRMIKISQKAKDVYGSLVVVGITSMFAFQIFENIGMTMGVMPVTGVTLPFLSYGGSSLVTNMIAIGIALNVGMRRQKINF, encoded by the coding sequence ATGATAGATAAAAAATTGTTTAAACATATAGATATAATTTTGATTATTATTGTACTGTTGCTTTTTGTTATTAGTTTAATAATGATTAGTAGTGCGACACATATTACTCAAAAGGGATTAACTAGACAAGTAAAAGTACAAGCAATTGCTTTTTTACTAGGAATTTTTGCTATTATTTTTATATTATTTATAGACTATAATACTTTTGCTAGATTTCAAAAGGGGATTTATATAGGATCAATTATATTGTTATTATCTGTATATTTGCCAGGAATAGGAAAGGTTCAATTTGGTGCAAGAAGCTGGATTAATTTAGGACCTATAGATGTCCAACCATCTGAAATTGTAAAAATTGCTTTTATACTTTCCTTTGCTAAATTTCTTGAAGATAAACAGAACAAATTAGATACTATAAAAGATTTGATTCCTGTAGGGATATATGTAGCTGTACCAATACTTTTGGTTTTAAAAGAACCAGATCTAGGTAATGCATTAGTATTTGTTGTAATTGTTTTAGGAATGACTTTTGTATCAGGTCTCAATTACAAGATAATAGGAAAAGGAGTATTAGCAGGCATTATTTCATTACCTATTGTATATAAATTTTTAGCTCCACATCAAAGGATAAGAATAGATGCGTTCCTACATCCTTCAGATGTTAGTTTGCCGGGAAATTATCATGTTATGCAATCGAAAATTGCAATTGGTTCAGGGCAACTACTAGGGAAAGGCTTGTATCAAGGAACACAAAATAACTATAACTTTTTACCAGTACAAGAATCAGATTTTATTTTTGCAGTGCTTGGAGAAGAATTTGGATTTGTAGGTGGGTTAATTATTTTAATTTTATATTTTATATTTCTTTATAGAATGATAAAAATTTCCCAAAAAGCAAAAGATGTATATGGTTCATTAGTTGTTGTAGGTATTACCTCTATGTTTGCATTTCAAATATTTGAAAATATAGGAATGACTATGGGGGTAATGCCTGTAACTGGAGTTACTCTTCCTTTTTTGAGTTATGGTGGAAGTTCACTCGTGACCAATATGATTGCAATTGGTATCGCTCTTAATGTAGGGATGAGAAGGCAAAAAATAAATTTTTAA
- the minE gene encoding cell division topological specificity factor MinE — protein MDIFKFFSKEDSSSKNVAKERLKLVLVHDRTNCSPHFLEMVKGDIIKVISDYMEIDEDGLDIKISKTKRSTDNTMVPALMANIPIKKMKSK, from the coding sequence ATGGATATATTTAAATTTTTTAGTAAAGAAGACTCCTCAAGTAAAAATGTAGCAAAAGAAAGATTAAAACTTGTTCTTGTTCATGATCGGACAAATTGTTCTCCGCATTTTTTAGAAATGGTTAAGGGGGATATTATTAAGGTTATTTCTGATTATATGGAGATTGATGAAGATGGATTAGATATTAAGATTTCTAAGACAAAGAGAAGTACAGATAATACAATGGTTCCTGCGTTGATGGCGAATATTCCTATTAAAAAAATGAAATCAAAATAA
- the minD gene encoding septum site-determining protein MinD, protein MGEVIVITSGKGGVGKTTTTANIGTGLALEGKKVVVVDADIGLRNLDVVMGLENRIVYDIVDVVEGVCRLRQALIKDKRYSGLFLLPAAQTKDKNAVKPEQMQKLCNELKEIFDYVLVDCPAGIEQGFKNAIAGADKAVVVTTPEISAVRDADRIIGLLEAAELRDPKLIINRVRIDMVKKGDMMNIEDMIDILAIDLLGVVPDDEFIVISTNKGEPAVTENGSMAGKAYRNITNRILGEEVPFLELDGQDGFVSKLKRLFGMK, encoded by the coding sequence ATGGGCGAAGTAATAGTAATAACATCAGGAAAAGGTGGAGTTGGCAAGACAACAACAACTGCAAATATTGGAACTGGATTAGCGCTTGAAGGTAAAAAGGTTGTGGTTGTGGATGCAGATATTGGTCTTAGAAATTTGGATGTAGTGATGGGTTTAGAAAATAGAATTGTATATGATATTGTTGATGTAGTAGAAGGTGTTTGTAGATTAAGACAAGCACTTATTAAAGACAAAAGATATAGTGGTTTGTTTTTATTACCAGCTGCTCAAACAAAAGATAAAAATGCTGTTAAACCAGAACAGATGCAAAAACTTTGTAATGAATTAAAAGAAATATTTGATTATGTTTTAGTTGATTGTCCAGCTGGAATTGAACAAGGATTTAAAAATGCAATAGCAGGAGCAGATAAAGCAGTTGTAGTTACTACACCAGAAATTTCTGCTGTAAGAGATGCTGATCGAATTATAGGATTGCTTGAGGCAGCTGAATTAAGAGATCCGAAATTAATTATTAATAGAGTAAGAATAGATATGGTTAAAAAGGGAGATATGATGAATATTGAAGATATGATAGATATACTAGCTATAGATCTTTTAGGAGTAGTTCCAGATGATGAATTTATTGTTATTTCAACGAATAAAGGAGAGCCTGCTGTAACAGAAAATGGATCAATGGCTGGCAAAGCATATAGAAATATTACAAATAGAATTTTGGGAGAAGAAGTTCCATTCCTTGAATTAGATGGGCAAGATGGCTTTGTGTCAAAACTTAAAAGGTTATTCGGAATGAAATAA
- the minC gene encoding septum site-determining protein MinC, whose amino-acid sequence MYEENCVAFKGSKEGISIYFNRDSDYVKLREQLIKKLESAKRFFAGAKVVSIQGKILTQKEKDEIKEIISSRFGMIMVEKNEGKLKTNDIKEEKGVFEGIEEGNTKFIRATIRSGQRIKFDGNVVIIGDVNPGAEVMAEGNILIMGALRGLAHAGSSGNENAFVAAYSLQPTQLRIADIIARSPDNEQIKPIGPELAKIKKGVVVIEPYLPNK is encoded by the coding sequence ATGTACGAAGAGAATTGTGTTGCTTTCAAAGGCAGCAAAGAAGGAATTTCAATTTATTTTAACAGAGATTCAGATTATGTAAAATTAAGAGAACAGCTAATAAAGAAACTTGAATCAGCTAAGCGTTTTTTTGCAGGTGCAAAAGTTGTTAGCATTCAAGGCAAAATACTTACACAAAAAGAGAAAGATGAAATTAAAGAGATTATTAGCTCAAGATTTGGTATGATTATGGTTGAAAAAAATGAGGGAAAATTAAAGACAAATGATATAAAAGAGGAAAAAGGGGTTTTTGAGGGAATAGAAGAGGGCAATACAAAGTTTATTCGAGCAACAATTCGTTCTGGGCAAAGAATAAAGTTTGATGGGAATGTTGTTATTATTGGGGACGTAAATCCAGGGGCTGAAGTAATGGCTGAAGGGAACATATTGATAATGGGAGCGTTAAGAGGTTTAGCTCACGCTGGTTCAAGTGGCAATGAAAATGCTTTTGTTGCTGCTTATAGCCTACAACCAACACAATTAAGAATAGCTGACATTATTGCAAGATCACCAGATAATGAGCAAATTAAACCTATAGGGCCTGAGCTTGCAAAAATTAAAAAAGGTGTTGTAGTGATTGAACCATATTTGCCAAATAAGTAA
- a CDS encoding penicillin-binding transpeptidase domain-containing protein, which yields MIEKLKDRHNQIIIFFTAFIFILLLRLIDLTVVEGEKYKQMAEAIRIKKIPISAPRGEIRDRYGRPIAINKPSFTVQIMKNELIDEKINEVSVKLLNILINNGEEFHDNFPIKFEGDQFYYTFDKEIEEWLTKQGINNTKDPKEVFNLLREQLNIDPNLNVYEAQKEMQSIHGVYPPISVKTMKFIPQMKKKNFLKKYNLNEDLDAKDAFLALREKFKIPDYYSKEDARKILVIRHELKEQGYRQYQPVKIALNVSAKTVAAIEEKSMELPGVNIEVEPIRYYPNNNLASHIIGYLGKISDSEKEKFTKELGYSSNDLIGKDGIERAYEKKLKGKDGAKYVEVDVYGRLVNVLREEKPEKGENVYLSIDAKLQKVAEEALEQALKQIQIGGTFKSKWGDYKYREAFKHATSGAVVALDVNTGEVLALANYPSFNPNLFATGISSKDWKAVQDDNPRDPLSPVPLYNVATKTAVQPGSVFKMITGLAAIEQGLDPNRKLYDGGYIKLGGRTFGSWMWNEYKRSHGWVDLYKALEESVNYYFFDVSTGWDYYKNKPLNISMDVDKILEYAKKFGLGEPTGIEINESAYGVPSPNKKMEVTKSLLRRKLKSNCKEYFKPEILSDKEALENEIEKIVNWIEENPSRGKLINRVSKLGVKEEKVEALVDLVKFSYFNQAKWTKGDTFNLSIGQGQHAYTPLQVARYIATIANEGYNNKISIVKKIGNYEVSEYNGEHNKERILLKNYKNLVHIKRGMEQVTQGDHGTARTIFKKFPVKVAAKTGTAQKSGKIQPKDEVEYLKKYLKWIAPYMSWHDVEKKAKEYKHKYKNEGLAMRKAIKELSHGKITDTTLDRYKDDYDNFAWFVSFAPSDNPQIAVVSLIFQGGHGGYAAPVAREIIAEYLGLNKEYDKINFKNTLTN from the coding sequence ATGATAGAAAAATTAAAAGATAGGCATAATCAAATTATTATATTTTTTACAGCTTTTATTTTTATACTTTTATTAAGACTTATTGACTTAACTGTGGTAGAAGGTGAGAAATATAAACAAATGGCAGAAGCAATAAGAATAAAGAAAATACCTATTTCAGCTCCACGAGGGGAGATAAGGGATAGATATGGCAGACCTATTGCTATAAATAAGCCAAGTTTTACAGTTCAAATTATGAAAAATGAATTAATTGATGAAAAGATTAATGAAGTATCTGTAAAGCTATTGAATATTCTAATAAATAATGGAGAAGAATTCCATGATAATTTTCCTATCAAATTTGAAGGGGATCAATTTTACTATACTTTTGATAAAGAAATAGAAGAGTGGCTTACTAAACAAGGAATAAACAATACAAAAGATCCTAAAGAAGTTTTTAATTTACTAAGGGAACAATTAAATATAGATCCTAACTTAAATGTGTATGAGGCTCAAAAGGAAATGCAGAGTATACATGGAGTATACCCACCTATTTCGGTAAAAACTATGAAATTCATACCTCAGATGAAGAAAAAAAATTTCCTCAAAAAATATAATTTGAATGAAGATTTAGATGCAAAAGATGCTTTTTTGGCTTTAAGAGAAAAATTTAAAATACCAGATTATTATTCAAAAGAAGATGCTAGGAAAATATTAGTTATAAGGCATGAATTGAAAGAACAGGGATATAGACAATATCAGCCTGTAAAAATAGCATTAAATGTGTCAGCAAAAACTGTTGCAGCTATAGAAGAAAAAAGTATGGAATTGCCTGGTGTAAATATAGAAGTAGAACCTATCCGTTATTATCCTAATAACAATCTTGCATCTCATATTATTGGATATTTAGGGAAAATATCAGATAGTGAAAAGGAAAAGTTTACAAAGGAGCTAGGATATTCATCGAATGATTTGATAGGAAAAGATGGAATAGAAAGAGCTTATGAAAAAAAATTAAAAGGAAAAGATGGAGCAAAATATGTTGAAGTTGATGTTTATGGGAGACTTGTGAATGTATTAAGAGAAGAAAAACCTGAAAAAGGAGAAAATGTATATCTTTCAATAGATGCAAAGCTTCAAAAAGTTGCTGAAGAAGCTTTGGAACAGGCATTAAAACAAATTCAGATAGGTGGAACATTCAAAAGTAAATGGGGGGATTATAAATATAGGGAAGCATTTAAACATGCAACATCAGGTGCAGTTGTAGCGTTGGATGTAAATACAGGAGAAGTGTTAGCTTTAGCTAATTATCCGTCTTTTAATCCAAATTTATTTGCTACAGGTATTTCATCAAAGGATTGGAAGGCTGTTCAGGATGATAATCCAAGAGATCCTTTATCACCAGTACCTCTTTATAATGTTGCTACAAAAACTGCTGTACAGCCTGGATCTGTATTTAAAATGATAACAGGACTTGCAGCTATAGAACAGGGATTAGATCCAAATAGAAAATTATATGATGGTGGATATATTAAATTAGGAGGAAGAACCTTTGGAAGTTGGATGTGGAATGAGTATAAGAGATCACATGGTTGGGTGGATTTGTACAAAGCTTTAGAAGAATCTGTAAATTATTACTTTTTCGATGTTTCAACAGGTTGGGATTATTATAAAAATAAACCACTAAATATTTCTATGGATGTAGATAAAATACTAGAGTATGCAAAAAAGTTTGGATTAGGAGAACCTACGGGGATTGAAATCAACGAGAGTGCTTATGGGGTTCCAAGTCCTAATAAGAAAATGGAAGTAACTAAAAGTTTATTAAGAAGAAAATTAAAATCTAATTGTAAAGAATATTTTAAACCAGAGATCTTATCAGATAAAGAAGCTTTAGAAAATGAAATTGAAAAAATTGTAAATTGGATTGAAGAGAATCCATCTAGAGGTAAATTGATAAATAGAGTTAGTAAATTAGGTGTAAAAGAAGAAAAAGTGGAAGCTTTGGTTGATTTAGTAAAGTTTAGTTATTTTAATCAAGCAAAGTGGACAAAAGGTGATACTTTTAACCTTTCTATTGGACAAGGACAGCATGCATATACACCTTTACAAGTGGCTAGGTATATTGCTACTATTGCTAATGAAGGATATAATAATAAAATTAGCATTGTAAAAAAAATAGGAAATTATGAAGTGTCTGAATATAATGGAGAGCATAATAAAGAAAGAATCCTTTTAAAAAATTATAAAAATCTAGTACACATAAAACGTGGCATGGAGCAAGTTACTCAGGGAGATCATGGTACTGCAAGAACTATTTTTAAGAAATTTCCTGTTAAAGTGGCAGCAAAAACTGGTACAGCTCAAAAATCTGGAAAAATTCAGCCAAAGGATGAAGTTGAATATTTAAAAAAATATTTAAAATGGATTGCTCCTTATATGAGTTGGCATGATGTAGAAAAGAAAGCAAAAGAATATAAGCATAAATATAAAAACGAAGGTTTAGCAATGAGAAAGGCCATAAAAGAATTAAGTCATGGTAAAATTACAGATACAACTTTGGATCGATATAAAGATGATTATGATAACTTTGCTTGGTTTGTATCGTTTGCGCCAAGTGATAATCCTCAAATTGCTGTTGTGTCGCTAATTTTTCAAGGTGGACATGGAGGTTATGCAGCTCCTGTTGCTCGAGAAATTATTGCAGAATATTTAGGTTTAAATAAAGAATACGATAAAATTAATTTTAAAAATACACTTACAAATTAA
- the mreD gene encoding rod shape-determining protein MreD: MNFFIVLLIIIINFLIQSTLLQHFRILGILPNTSLIIVVAFSILWGKKRGALIGFFTGLLQDILLGSMIGANALIYLLIGYNTGVFEKNIYKDNYLTPVFFVVISTAIYHLIYYVIMYMTYNQVSLFFIFRRIAMLEIIYNSILSILIYKLLYNFNKRSYIKSKTG, translated from the coding sequence ATGAATTTTTTTATTGTTTTATTAATTATAATTATAAATTTTTTAATACAATCTACTCTTTTACAGCACTTTAGGATATTAGGAATATTACCGAATACTTCTTTGATTATTGTTGTAGCATTTTCAATTTTATGGGGAAAAAAACGAGGTGCTTTGATAGGTTTTTTTACAGGTTTATTGCAGGATATTTTACTAGGAAGTATGATAGGAGCTAATGCATTGATATATTTGTTAATAGGCTATAATACTGGAGTTTTTGAAAAAAACATATATAAAGATAATTATTTAACACCAGTATTTTTTGTTGTTATTTCCACGGCAATATATCATTTAATATATTATGTAATTATGTATATGACATATAATCAAGTAAGTTTGTTTTTTATATTTAGAAGAATTGCGATGCTGGAAATTATTTACAATTCAATTTTGTCTATATTAATTTATAAACTATTATATAATTTTAATAAGCGCTCCTACATAAAATCCAAGACAGGGTGA
- the mreC gene encoding rod shape-determining protein MreC produces MMIVTFVTIILIITIGITIGGRARVSMPENLIGKVITPVQKVLYKSGQGIEEAIRSLFKFRSIAKENKLLKKEVQDLNQKLIELSLTKDELNELRHLQDALNYVKENNKRNYITANVTGKDTGNWFNIFTIDVGKKHGIIKNSTVLNGDGLIGRVYEVGDNWSKVVTIIDNKSSVSFQVLRSNQYIGVIRGSVKADLTGYLIDPEAEVLVGDKLITSGLSMFEKGILIGEVKEVIKKKDELLKTIIVKPAVNFKKIDKVFIIIPEKLS; encoded by the coding sequence ATGATGATAGTAACATTTGTTACTATCATTCTCATTATTACAATTGGAATTACTATAGGAGGAAGAGCAAGAGTATCAATGCCTGAAAATTTAATTGGCAAAGTGATTACACCAGTACAAAAAGTATTATATAAAAGTGGTCAGGGAATTGAGGAAGCGATTCGTTCTTTGTTTAAATTTAGATCTATTGCAAAAGAGAATAAATTACTAAAAAAAGAAGTACAAGATTTAAATCAAAAATTAATAGAATTATCACTTACTAAAGATGAATTGAATGAATTAAGACATTTACAGGATGCTTTAAATTATGTAAAGGAGAATAATAAAAGAAATTATATAACAGCAAATGTTACTGGTAAAGATACTGGAAATTGGTTTAATATATTTACTATTGATGTAGGAAAAAAACATGGAATTATAAAAAATAGTACAGTATTAAATGGAGATGGTTTAATTGGAAGGGTTTATGAAGTAGGGGATAATTGGTCTAAGGTAGTTACTATTATAGACAATAAAAGTTCTGTAAGTTTTCAGGTGCTACGAAGCAACCAATATATTGGTGTAATTAGAGGAAGTGTAAAAGCAGATTTAACTGGATATTTAATTGATCCAGAAGCAGAAGTTTTAGTAGGAGATAAACTTATTACTTCGGGACTTAGTATGTTTGAAAAGGGAATACTTATTGGAGAAGTGAAAGAAGTAATAAAGAAGAAAGATGAGCTTTTAAAAACGATTATAGTTAAACCTGCGGTTAACTTTAAAAAAATAGACAAAGTATTTATAATAATACCTGAAAAGTTAAGTTAA
- a CDS encoding rod shape-determining protein — MALFKMFSKDMGIDLGTANTLVYVRGRGIVVREPSVVAIQEDTKEVLAVGQEAKQMIGRTPGNIIAIRPLKDGVIADFDITQSMLKYFIKRAYPKKSLFFAPRVVVGVPSGVTEVERRSVEEAALQAGAKEAYLIEEPMAAAIGAGLPVEEPTGSMVVDIGGGTTEIAIISLGGIVTSKSVRVGGDELDESIVHYIKKEYSLMIGERTAEEIKVNVGSAFPKTKEEKMAIRGRDLVSGLPKTLTISSTEILEALHEPINVIIEAIKYTLEKTPPELASDIMEQGIMLTGGGALLDGFDKLVRKETGMPVHIAEEALDCVALGTGKTIEEIETLKRVLISSKKFR, encoded by the coding sequence ATGGCATTATTTAAAATGTTTTCAAAGGATATGGGAATAGATTTAGGAACAGCAAATACATTAGTTTATGTAAGAGGTAGAGGAATTGTAGTAAGGGAACCTTCTGTAGTTGCTATACAGGAAGATACGAAAGAAGTACTTGCTGTAGGTCAAGAGGCAAAGCAAATGATAGGTAGGACACCAGGAAACATTATTGCTATTAGACCTTTGAAGGATGGTGTAATAGCTGACTTTGATATAACACAAAGTATGTTAAAATATTTTATTAAAAGAGCTTACCCTAAGAAATCATTATTTTTTGCACCTCGGGTTGTAGTAGGAGTACCATCTGGAGTAACAGAAGTTGAGAGAAGATCTGTTGAAGAAGCAGCACTTCAAGCTGGAGCAAAAGAAGCATATCTAATAGAAGAACCAATGGCTGCTGCTATAGGAGCAGGACTACCTGTAGAAGAACCCACAGGAAGTATGGTTGTAGATATTGGAGGAGGTACTACAGAAATAGCTATTATTTCTTTAGGAGGAATTGTAACAAGTAAATCAGTTAGAGTTGGTGGAGATGAATTAGATGAATCTATTGTTCATTATATAAAGAAGGAATATAGTCTTATGATTGGGGAAAGAACTGCTGAAGAAATAAAAGTAAATGTTGGTTCTGCATTTCCTAAGACAAAGGAAGAAAAAATGGCTATAAGAGGAAGGGATTTGGTTTCAGGTTTACCTAAAACGTTAACTATATCTTCTACAGAGATATTAGAAGCTTTACATGAACCAATAAATGTTATAATTGAAGCAATAAAATATACCTTGGAAAAAACTCCTCCAGAATTAGCTTCAGATATTATGGAACAAGGAATTATGTTAACAGGTGGGGGTGCTCTCTTAGACGGGTTTGATAAATTAGTTCGAAAGGAAACGGGTATGCCTGTTCATATTGCAGAAGAAGCTTTAGATTGTGTTGCATTAGGAACAGGAAAGACTATTGAAGAAATTGAAACCTTAAAGAGAGTATTGATTTCTTCAAAGAAATTTAGATAA
- the radC gene encoding RadC family protein yields MSKDYHVSIKDMAESERPREKLLMSGANALSNAELLAILIRTGTKETSAIDLSQRILSASDDGLRYLADCTIEELSQIKGIGVAKACQVVAAIELGKRLAMSSAKAKININSPRDIVKIFMEEMRYYKKEYFKIMLLNTKNEIISIENISIGSLNSSLVHPREVFVRAIRKSAASLVLIHNHPSGNPKPSNEDIKITQRLIEAGKIIGIEILDHIIIGDGIYISLKEISMI; encoded by the coding sequence GTGAGTAAGGATTATCATGTTTCTATTAAAGATATGGCTGAAAGTGAAAGACCTAGGGAAAAATTATTAATGTCTGGTGCAAATGCTTTATCTAATGCAGAACTTTTAGCTATTTTAATTAGGACTGGAACGAAAGAAACTTCTGCTATTGATTTATCACAAAGGATACTATCGGCTAGTGATGATGGATTGAGATATTTGGCAGATTGTACGATTGAAGAATTAAGTCAGATAAAAGGAATTGGCGTAGCAAAAGCTTGCCAAGTTGTAGCTGCAATTGAGCTTGGCAAAAGATTAGCTATGAGTAGTGCAAAAGCCAAAATAAACATTAACTCTCCAAGAGATATTGTTAAAATATTTATGGAAGAGATGAGATATTATAAAAAGGAGTATTTTAAAATAATGCTTCTTAATACAAAAAATGAGATAATCTCCATAGAAAATATTTCAATTGGAAGTTTGAATAGTTCTTTAGTGCATCCAAGAGAAGTATTTGTAAGAGCAATAAGAAAAAGTGCAGCTTCTCTAGTTCTTATTCATAATCATCCTAGTGGAAATCCAAAGCCTAGTAATGAAGATATAAAAATAACACAAAGGTTGATAGAAGCAGGAAAAATTATTGGTATTGAAATCTTAGATCACATTATAATAGGTGATGGAATCTATATAAGTTTAAAAGAAATTTCGATGATATAA
- a CDS encoding Maf family protein translates to MNKIILASGSPRRKEIFESFNVPFEIEIAHIEEKIHEDEKPEQIAMALAFEKVAAVEEKCNNGDIIIAADTIVVKNGILGKPKDYEDAFKMLKLLQNDIHYVITGFAIVQAHSYNKFVSYEKTKVKFKQLTDDFIKRYIDTGEVWDKAGSYAIQGKGAAIVEWIQGDYFNVVGLPISRIQSILSDHFDIEIV, encoded by the coding sequence TTGAATAAAATAATATTAGCATCTGGTTCTCCGAGACGAAAGGAAATATTTGAGAGTTTTAATGTGCCTTTTGAGATTGAAATAGCTCATATTGAAGAAAAAATACATGAAGATGAGAAACCTGAACAAATAGCTATGGCATTGGCATTTGAAAAGGTAGCAGCTGTTGAGGAAAAATGCAATAATGGTGATATTATTATTGCAGCAGATACGATAGTGGTAAAAAATGGGATTTTAGGAAAACCAAAAGATTATGAAGATGCGTTTAAAATGTTAAAGCTTCTTCAAAATGATATTCATTATGTAATTACAGGTTTTGCAATAGTACAAGCCCATAGTTATAACAAATTTGTAAGTTATGAAAAGACGAAAGTAAAATTTAAACAGTTGACAGATGACTTTATCAAAAGGTATATTGATACAGGAGAAGTTTGGGATAAGGCAGGATCATATGCTATTCAAGGAAAAGGTGCTGCTATTGTAGAATGGATTCAAGGAGATTATTTTAATGTAGTTGGATTACCAATATCAAGAATACAAAGTATATTAAGTGATCATTTTGATATTGAAATTGTTTAA
- a CDS encoding DUF4321 domain-containing protein, giving the protein MRNRGRNTWVLLLLLFVGVVIGGLIGEFFKGSIGILGYSKLIGFQPFTIDLEVIKLTLGLMFNFNVASIIGIILAIFIFSRL; this is encoded by the coding sequence ATGAGAAATAGAGGTAGGAATACATGGGTTTTGCTTTTGTTGTTATTTGTGGGTGTTGTAATAGGTGGTTTGATAGGAGAATTTTTCAAAGGTAGTATTGGTATATTAGGATATAGTAAGCTTATAGGATTTCAGCCCTTTACTATTGATCTTGAGGTAATCAAGTTAACATTAGGATTAATGTTTAACTTTAATGTGGCTAGTATTATAGGAATTATATTGGCAATATTTATTTTTAGTAGATTGTAG
- a CDS encoding Gx transporter family protein has translation MKTKRIIYLSLITVIGIALNILESFIPLPVSGIPGAKLGLANIVNLVTMTVFGFKHAIIVGTLRCFMATLVTGAVTGIFYSLSGSIFSTIIMWIVYKYFSEKFSLIGVSIFGAISHNIAQLTVASIMINNFLIFTYLPFMMLMSLFTGYFVGLTGIYTSNHLKKIEINALE, from the coding sequence ATGAAAACTAAAAGAATAATCTATCTATCATTAATTACTGTTATTGGAATTGCATTGAATATATTAGAATCTTTTATACCTTTACCTGTAAGTGGGATACCTGGTGCTAAGCTTGGGTTAGCTAATATTGTAAATTTAGTAACTATGACTGTATTTGGGTTTAAACATGCTATAATTGTAGGGACATTAAGATGTTTTATGGCAACCCTTGTTACAGGTGCAGTGACTGGAATATTTTACAGTTTATCAGGTTCTATATTCAGTACAATAATTATGTGGATTGTTTATAAGTATTTTTCTGAAAAATTTAGTTTGATTGGGGTTAGTATTTTTGGGGCAATATCGCACAATATTGCACAGCTTACTGTTGCTAGCATTATGATTAATAATTTTTTGATATTTACGTATTTACCATTTATGATGTTAATGAGTCTCTTTACAGGATATTTTGTTGGCTTAACTGGTATATATACCTCAAACCATTTAAAGAAAATAGAAATTAATGCGTTAGAATAA